In Pseudomonas sp. GCEP-101, one DNA window encodes the following:
- a CDS encoding TetR/AcrR family transcriptional regulator, whose amino-acid sequence MRYSATHKEETRQRLLDSSGALAKQGGFATTGVDGLMKAVGLSGGAFYNHFGSKDELFAAIVARELQQSVERLAGKGKVLDRARLERSLKRYLSIAHMQDASAGCAIPALGAEIARADASVRQSAEEALLELQQAWAEVLGSPEDAWALLAQCIGALVVARMVASEKTQKAVIESSREFLLRHLDEQ is encoded by the coding sequence ATGCGCTACTCAGCCACCCACAAGGAAGAAACCCGCCAGCGCCTGCTCGACAGCAGCGGCGCGCTCGCCAAGCAGGGCGGCTTCGCCACCACTGGCGTGGATGGGCTGATGAAAGCGGTAGGTTTGTCCGGCGGGGCGTTCTACAACCACTTCGGCTCGAAGGACGAACTCTTCGCCGCCATCGTCGCCCGCGAGTTGCAGCAGAGCGTCGAGCGCCTGGCCGGCAAGGGCAAGGTGCTCGACCGCGCGCGGCTGGAGCGCAGCCTGAAGCGCTACCTGAGCATTGCCCACATGCAGGATGCCAGCGCCGGTTGCGCGATTCCGGCGCTGGGCGCGGAGATCGCCCGCGCCGACGCGTCCGTGCGGCAGAGCGCCGAGGAGGCCCTGCTGGAGTTGCAGCAGGCCTGGGCCGAGGTGCTTGGCTCGCCGGAGGACGCCTGGGCGCTGCTGGCGCAGTGCATCGGCGCGTTGGTGGTGGCGCGGATGGTCGCCAGCGAGAAGACGCAGAAGGCGGTCATCGAGTCGAGCCGGGAGTTTTTGCTGCGGCATCTCGACGAGCAGTGA
- a CDS encoding putative bifunctional diguanylate cyclase/phosphodiesterase has protein sequence MNPSLSALRISLLYLVAATLWVWLGDQWLQNVLLDPVSLARAMELKKYGFLAITFFVLFFVLWRHFSQQHAAYVDLADNEQRLRRALAVVEDGVWDWDLETQRVHYSSGYATLLGLPVEHLSDDLLLWENRLHPEDRARTLALHRDCIQGLRTALECVYRIRHSDGSYRWVRSSGRLTRGEDGRPLRLTGVNRDITHQRSNEEHLRQAAAVFEATQEGLLVTDARGVIVHTNPSFSRITGYSAEDVLGGQPSLLKSGRQDATFYQGMWAALHEHGVWSGEIWNRRKSGEVYPQWQHIRAVRNEEGELTHYVAVFSDLSSLKRSQHELDFLAHHDPLTGLPNRLLLRERIEQALARAEREQGGGALLSIDLDHFKHINDSLGHAIGDLLIRAVAERLENCLDDRCCLARLGGDEFAVVLESQQPHQASSLAQRLLEAMSAPFDVNGQTIYMSVSLGVSLFPEDARNVDHLLQHADAALFQAKASGRNLYAFYTPELTARARSHVEVESALRHALDHDELRLYFQPVHDLASGRMVGVESLVRWQHPQHGLVPPSEFIPVAEESGLITAIDAWVLEQACRQMRRWLDAGIALDFIAVNVSSRLFGRGGLEERVALALEQSGLAPHHLELEVTESAVMENFDQALELLCQLRLLGVHLAIDDFGTGYSSLMRLKRMPVHKLKIDQGFVAGLPDESDDAAIACAIIALGQSMGLQVVAEGIERPDQAAFLLTHACNFGQGYWYGAPQPAEVLLPQLPRSTA, from the coding sequence ATGAATCCAAGCCTCAGCGCCCTGCGCATCAGTCTCCTGTACCTGGTCGCCGCCACCCTCTGGGTCTGGCTGGGTGACCAATGGTTACAAAATGTCCTGCTCGACCCCGTTTCGCTGGCCCGGGCGATGGAGCTGAAGAAGTACGGATTCCTCGCCATCACCTTCTTCGTGCTGTTCTTCGTGCTCTGGCGGCATTTCAGCCAGCAGCACGCCGCCTACGTGGACCTGGCCGACAACGAGCAGCGCCTCCGGCGCGCCCTCGCCGTGGTCGAGGACGGCGTGTGGGACTGGGACCTGGAAACCCAGCGCGTCCATTATTCCTCCGGCTACGCCACGCTGCTCGGCCTGCCAGTGGAACACCTGAGCGACGACCTGCTGCTCTGGGAGAACCGCCTGCATCCGGAGGACCGCGCGCGCACCCTCGCCCTGCACCGGGACTGTATCCAGGGCCTGCGTACTGCCCTGGAGTGCGTCTACCGCATCCGTCACAGCGATGGCAGCTACCGCTGGGTGCGCAGCAGCGGCCGCCTGACCCGCGGCGAAGATGGCCGGCCGCTGCGCCTGACCGGCGTCAATCGCGACATCACCCACCAGCGCAGCAACGAAGAGCACCTGCGCCAGGCCGCCGCCGTCTTCGAGGCGACCCAGGAAGGCCTGCTGGTGACCGACGCCCGCGGCGTGATCGTGCACACCAACCCGTCCTTCTCGCGCATCACCGGCTACAGCGCCGAGGACGTGCTCGGCGGCCAACCGTCGCTGCTCAAGTCCGGCCGCCAGGACGCCACCTTCTACCAGGGCATGTGGGCCGCGCTGCACGAGCACGGCGTGTGGAGTGGCGAGATCTGGAACCGCCGCAAGAGCGGCGAGGTGTACCCGCAGTGGCAGCACATCCGCGCCGTGCGCAACGAGGAGGGCGAGCTGACCCACTACGTGGCGGTGTTTTCCGACCTCAGCAGCCTCAAGCGCTCGCAGCACGAGCTGGATTTCCTCGCCCACCATGACCCGCTCACCGGGCTGCCCAACCGCTTGCTGCTGCGCGAACGCATCGAACAGGCGCTGGCCCGCGCCGAGCGCGAACAGGGCGGCGGTGCGCTGTTGAGCATCGACCTCGACCACTTCAAGCACATCAACGACAGCCTCGGCCACGCCATTGGCGACCTGCTGATCCGCGCCGTGGCCGAACGCCTGGAAAACTGCCTGGACGACCGCTGCTGCCTGGCGCGGCTGGGCGGCGACGAATTCGCCGTGGTCCTGGAAAGCCAGCAGCCCCACCAGGCCAGCAGTCTCGCCCAGCGCCTGCTGGAAGCAATGAGCGCGCCCTTCGACGTCAACGGGCAGACCATCTACATGTCGGTGAGCCTGGGCGTCAGCCTGTTCCCCGAGGACGCGCGCAACGTCGACCACCTGCTGCAGCACGCCGACGCCGCGCTGTTCCAGGCCAAGGCCAGCGGCCGCAACCTGTACGCCTTCTATACCCCCGAGCTGACCGCCCGCGCGCGCTCCCACGTGGAAGTGGAGTCGGCCCTGCGCCACGCGCTGGACCATGACGAGCTGCGCCTGTATTTCCAGCCGGTGCACGACCTGGCCAGCGGTCGCATGGTCGGCGTGGAATCGCTGGTGCGCTGGCAGCATCCGCAACACGGGCTGGTGCCGCCCAGCGAGTTCATTCCGGTGGCCGAGGAAAGCGGCCTGATCACCGCCATCGATGCCTGGGTGCTGGAGCAGGCCTGCCGGCAGATGCGCCGGTGGCTCGATGCCGGCATCGCGCTGGACTTCATCGCGGTGAACGTCTCCAGCCGGCTGTTCGGTCGCGGCGGCCTCGAAGAGCGCGTCGCCCTGGCCCTGGAGCAGAGTGGCCTCGCGCCGCATCACCTGGAGCTGGAAGTCACCGAAAGCGCGGTGATGGAAAACTTCGACCAGGCCCTGGAGCTGCTCTGCCAGCTGCGCCTGCTGGGCGTGCACCTGGCCATCGACGACTTCGGCACCGGCTACTCCTCGCTGATGCGCCTCAAGCGCATGCCGGTGCACAAGCTGAAGATCGACCAGGGGTTCGTCGCCGGCCTGCCGGATGAGTCCGACGACGCCGCCATCGCCTGCGCCATCATCGCCCTGGGCCAGAGCATGGGCCTGCAGGTGGTCGCCGAGGGCATCGAACGGCCCGACCAGGCGGCCTTCCTCCTCACCCATGCCTGCAACTTCGGCCAGGGTTACTGGTACGGCGCACCGCAGCCGGCCGAGGTCCTGTTGCCGCAATTACCGCGCAGCACCGCGTGA
- the cysW gene encoding sulfate ABC transporter permease subunit CysW, translating to MSTASLSAAAAANAARRGNVWGRRALIALAWLAFAVFLLLPLFVVLSEALKQGFGTFFEAILEPDALAALKLTLIAVGISVPLNLVFGVAAAWCVTKFEFPGKSILVTLIDLPFSVSPVIAGLIYVLLFGAQGYFGQWLSDHDIQIVFAVPGIVLATIFVTFPFVARELIPLMQEQGTQEEEAARLLGANGWQMFWHVTLPNIKWGLIYGVVLCTARAMGEFGAVSVVSGHIRGVTNTLPLHVEILYNEYNHVAAFSVATLLLLMALVILLLKQWSESRLTRAKVKADEE from the coding sequence ATGAGTACCGCAAGCCTTTCCGCCGCGGCCGCTGCCAACGCGGCTCGCCGGGGTAATGTGTGGGGCCGCCGCGCCCTGATCGCGCTGGCCTGGCTGGCCTTCGCCGTGTTCCTGCTGCTGCCGCTGTTCGTGGTGCTGAGCGAGGCGCTGAAGCAGGGCTTCGGCACCTTCTTCGAAGCCATCCTGGAACCCGACGCGCTGGCCGCGCTGAAGCTGACGCTGATCGCCGTGGGCATCTCGGTGCCGCTGAACCTGGTGTTCGGCGTCGCCGCCGCCTGGTGCGTGACCAAGTTCGAGTTCCCCGGCAAGAGCATCCTGGTCACCCTGATCGACCTGCCGTTCTCGGTCTCGCCGGTGATCGCCGGCCTGATCTACGTGCTGCTGTTCGGCGCCCAGGGCTACTTCGGCCAGTGGCTGTCGGACCACGACATCCAGATCGTCTTCGCCGTGCCGGGCATCGTGCTGGCCACCATCTTCGTCACCTTCCCCTTCGTCGCCCGCGAACTGATTCCGCTGATGCAGGAACAGGGCACCCAGGAAGAGGAAGCTGCGCGCCTGCTCGGCGCCAATGGCTGGCAGATGTTCTGGCACGTCACGTTGCCGAACATCAAATGGGGCCTGATCTACGGCGTGGTGCTCTGCACCGCGCGGGCCATGGGTGAGTTCGGTGCGGTGTCGGTGGTCTCCGGGCACATCCGCGGCGTCACCAACACCCTGCCGCTGCACGTCGAAATCCTCTACAACGAATACAACCACGTCGCCGCTTTCAGCGTCGCCACCCTGCTGCTGCTGATGGCCCTGGTCATCCTGCTGCTCAAGCAGTGGAGCGAATCGCGCCTGACCCGCGCCAAAGTCAAAGCTGACGAAGAGTGA
- a CDS encoding Mpo1 family 2-hydroxy fatty acid dioxygenase — translation MKTLVDHLAQYAAYHRDRRNIVSHFIGIPMIVLAIATLLSRPGIELGGLLFSPATLLALASVGFYLRLDLRFGLLMTALLALSLWIGAALAAGSTAYWLSWGIGLFVVGWIIQFVGHWYEGRKPAFVDDLTGLIVGPLFVAAEAAFLLGLRDDVRHAVEERAGPTCIREKKATA, via the coding sequence ATGAAAACTCTGGTCGATCACCTTGCTCAATATGCCGCCTACCACCGTGACCGGCGGAACATCGTCAGCCATTTCATCGGCATTCCGATGATCGTACTGGCCATCGCCACCCTGCTGTCGCGCCCGGGCATCGAACTCGGCGGCCTGCTCTTCTCGCCCGCCACGCTGCTGGCGCTGGCCTCGGTGGGCTTCTACCTGCGCCTGGACCTGCGCTTCGGCCTGCTGATGACCGCGCTGCTGGCGCTGTCGCTGTGGATCGGCGCGGCGCTGGCGGCCGGCAGCACGGCCTATTGGCTCAGCTGGGGGATCGGCCTGTTCGTGGTGGGCTGGATCATCCAGTTCGTCGGTCACTGGTACGAGGGGCGCAAGCCGGCCTTCGTCGATGACCTCACCGGGCTGATCGTCGGTCCGCTGTTCGTGGCCGCCGAAGCGGCCTTCCTGCTGGGCCTGCGCGATGACGTGCGCCACGCCGTGGAAGAACGCGCCGGCCCTACCTGCATCCGCGAGAAGAAGGCGACCGCCTGA
- a CDS encoding 2-hydroxychromene-2-carboxylate isomerase — MSKSVEFYFDFGSPTSYLAYTQLPQICAETGAALVYRPVLLGGVFQATGNASPIAIPAKGRYTMIDMQRFARRYGVPLQMNPHFPINTLTLMRAATGVQLRQPERFEALLACVFKGMWVAALNLGDPAVLGPWLAEAGFDPQALLALTADQEVKDALKANTEAAIKRGMFGAPTMFVGDAMFFGQDRLDFVREALA; from the coding sequence ATGAGCAAGAGCGTCGAGTTCTACTTCGATTTCGGCAGCCCGACTTCCTATCTCGCCTACACCCAGTTGCCGCAGATCTGCGCCGAAACCGGCGCCGCACTGGTCTACCGGCCCGTGCTGCTGGGCGGTGTGTTCCAGGCCACCGGCAATGCCTCGCCCATCGCCATCCCGGCCAAGGGCCGCTACACGATGATCGACATGCAGCGCTTCGCCCGCCGCTACGGCGTGCCGCTGCAGATGAACCCGCACTTCCCGATCAACACCCTCACCCTGATGCGCGCTGCCACCGGCGTGCAGTTGCGCCAGCCGGAGCGCTTCGAGGCGCTGCTGGCCTGCGTGTTCAAGGGCATGTGGGTGGCGGCGCTGAACCTGGGCGACCCCGCGGTGCTCGGCCCGTGGCTGGCCGAGGCGGGCTTCGATCCGCAGGCACTGCTGGCGCTGACCGCCGATCAGGAAGTGAAGGACGCGCTGAAGGCCAATACCGAAGCGGCGATCAAGCGCGGAATGTTCGGTGCACCGACGATGTTCGTCGGCGACGCGATGTTTTTCGGGCAGGATCGCCTCGACTTCGTTCGTGAAGCCTTGGCGTAA
- a CDS encoding sulfate ABC transporter substrate-binding protein has translation MSIRRFALAALASALIAGPVSAATQLLNVSYDPTRELYQAYNAAFIKHWKAQGGDDLTVQQSHGGSGKQARAVIDGLKADVVTLALAGDIDELNKLGKLLPADWQARLPDNSTPYTSTIVFLVRKGNPKGIKDWGDLTKQGVEVITPNPKTSGGARWNFLAAWAWAKKQYGSDEKAQEYVQNLYKHVPVLDTGARGSTITFVNNNIGDVLLAWENEAFLAKKEQGGENFEIVVPSVSILAEPPVAVVDKTVDKKGTRKVAEEYLKYLYSEEGQRIAAQNFYRPRNAKVAAEFANQFPKLNLVTIDKDFGGWKVAQPKFFNDGGIFDKIYQAQ, from the coding sequence ATGTCCATCCGCCGTTTCGCCCTGGCCGCCCTGGCCAGCGCCCTGATTGCCGGCCCGGTTTCCGCCGCCACCCAACTGCTGAACGTTTCCTACGACCCGACCCGCGAGCTGTACCAGGCCTACAACGCCGCCTTCATCAAGCACTGGAAGGCCCAGGGCGGTGACGACCTGACCGTGCAGCAATCCCACGGTGGCTCGGGCAAACAGGCTCGCGCCGTGATCGACGGCCTGAAGGCCGACGTAGTGACCCTGGCCCTGGCCGGCGACATCGACGAACTGAACAAGCTGGGCAAGCTGCTGCCCGCCGACTGGCAAGCGCGCCTGCCCGACAACAGCACCCCCTACACCTCGACCATCGTGTTCCTGGTGCGCAAGGGCAACCCGAAAGGCATCAAGGACTGGGGCGACCTGACCAAGCAGGGCGTGGAAGTCATCACCCCGAACCCGAAGACTTCTGGCGGCGCCCGCTGGAACTTCCTGGCCGCCTGGGCCTGGGCGAAGAAGCAGTACGGTAGCGACGAGAAAGCCCAGGAATACGTGCAGAACCTGTACAAGCACGTGCCGGTTCTGGACACTGGCGCCCGCGGCTCGACCATCACCTTCGTCAACAACAACATTGGCGACGTGCTGCTGGCCTGGGAAAACGAAGCCTTCCTGGCCAAGAAGGAACAGGGCGGCGAGAACTTCGAGATCGTCGTACCGTCGGTGTCCATCCTCGCCGAGCCGCCGGTGGCGGTGGTCGACAAGACCGTCGACAAGAAAGGCACCCGCAAGGTCGCCGAGGAATACCTGAAGTACCTGTACAGCGAAGAAGGCCAGCGCATCGCCGCGCAGAACTTCTACCGCCCGCGTAATGCCAAGGTCGCTGCCGAGTTCGCCAACCAGTTCCCGAAACTGAACCTGGTGACCATCGACAAGGACTTCGGCGGCTGGAAAGTCGCGCAGCCCAAGTTCTTCAACGACGGCGGTATCTTCGACAAGATCTACCAGGCGCAGTGA
- a CDS encoding MmyB family transcriptional regulator, whose amino-acid sequence MNSPAKNTPAQPVGTLLRQWRQRRRLSQLDLACDAEISTRHLSFVETGRALPSREMLLHLAEQLDIPLRERNRLLSAAGYAPVYSEKGLDDPALTVARQAIDQLLKAHEPNPAMVVDRHWNLLASNRTVDIFLIGVDPQLLQPPINVLRMSLHPKGLAPRILNLGPWKAHVVERLQRDFEASGDPALAALRDEVAAYPAPPYDEAANGDMVLIPVQLQTELGVCSLIGTITVFGTPVDVTLSELALETFFPADPDSARILRQLSGSE is encoded by the coding sequence ATGAACAGCCCCGCCAAGAACACCCCGGCCCAACCGGTCGGCACCCTGCTCCGCCAATGGCGCCAGCGTCGCCGGCTCAGCCAGCTCGACCTCGCCTGCGACGCGGAGATCTCCACGCGCCACCTGAGCTTCGTCGAAACCGGCCGCGCCCTGCCCAGCCGCGAAATGCTCCTGCACCTGGCCGAACAGCTGGACATTCCGCTGCGCGAGCGCAACCGCCTGCTCAGCGCCGCCGGCTATGCCCCGGTGTATTCGGAGAAGGGCCTGGACGACCCGGCGCTGACCGTGGCCCGGCAGGCCATCGATCAACTGCTCAAGGCCCACGAGCCGAACCCGGCCATGGTGGTGGACCGCCACTGGAACCTGCTGGCGTCCAACCGCACGGTGGATATCTTCCTGATCGGCGTCGACCCGCAGCTGCTGCAGCCGCCGATCAACGTGCTGCGCATGAGTCTGCACCCCAAGGGGCTGGCGCCGCGCATCCTCAACCTCGGGCCGTGGAAGGCGCATGTGGTGGAGCGCCTGCAGCGCGACTTCGAGGCCAGCGGCGACCCGGCGCTGGCGGCGCTGCGCGACGAGGTGGCGGCCTACCCGGCGCCGCCCTACGACGAAGCGGCCAACGGCGACATGGTGCTGATCCCGGTGCAACTGCAGACGGAGCTGGGCGTGTGCAGCCTGATCGGCACCATCACGGTGTTCGGCACGCCGGTGGACGTGACACTGTCGGAGCTGGCCCTGGAAACCTTCTTCCCGGCCGACCCCGACAGCGCGCGCATCCTCCGCCAGCTCAGCGGGTCTGAGTGA
- a CDS encoding sulfate/molybdate ABC transporter ATP-binding protein, with protein MSIEIRNVGKNFNAFKALNDINLDIHSGELVALLGPSGCGKTTLLRIIAGLETPDAGNIVFHGEDVSQHDVRDRNVGFVFQHYALFRHMTVFDNVAFGLRMKPKKERPSEARIAEKVHELLNMVQLDWLSDRYPEQLSGGQRQRIALARALAVEPKILLLDEPFGALDAKVRKELRRWLARLHEEINLTSVFVTHDQEEAMEVADRIVVMNKGVIEQIGSPGEVYENPASDFVYHFLGDSNRLHIGGDEHVLFRPHEVSLSRSEVAEHRAAEVRDIRPLGAITRVTLKVDGQDELIEAEVVKDHDSLTGLARGETLYFKPKAYQPVANI; from the coding sequence ATGAGCATCGAAATCCGTAACGTCGGCAAGAACTTCAACGCCTTCAAGGCGCTGAACGACATCAACCTCGACATCCACAGCGGCGAGCTGGTCGCCCTGCTCGGCCCGTCCGGCTGCGGCAAGACCACCCTGCTGCGCATCATCGCCGGCCTGGAAACCCCGGACGCCGGCAACATCGTGTTCCACGGCGAGGACGTCTCGCAGCACGACGTGCGCGATCGCAACGTCGGCTTCGTGTTCCAGCACTACGCGCTGTTCCGCCACATGACGGTGTTCGACAACGTCGCCTTCGGCCTGCGCATGAAGCCCAAGAAGGAACGCCCGAGCGAAGCGCGCATCGCCGAGAAGGTCCACGAACTGCTAAACATGGTGCAGCTCGACTGGCTGTCCGACCGCTACCCGGAGCAGCTCTCCGGCGGCCAGCGCCAGCGTATCGCCCTGGCGCGCGCCCTGGCGGTGGAACCGAAGATCCTGCTGCTGGACGAACCCTTCGGCGCCCTCGACGCCAAGGTGCGCAAGGAGCTGCGCCGCTGGCTGGCGCGTCTGCACGAGGAGATCAACCTGACCAGCGTGTTCGTCACCCACGACCAGGAAGAAGCGATGGAAGTCGCCGACCGCATCGTGGTGATGAACAAGGGCGTGATCGAGCAGATCGGCTCCCCTGGCGAGGTCTACGAGAACCCGGCCAGCGACTTCGTCTACCACTTCCTGGGCGACTCCAACCGCCTGCACATCGGCGGTGACGAGCACGTGCTGTTCCGTCCGCACGAGGTCTCGCTGTCGCGCTCCGAAGTGGCCGAGCATCGCGCCGCCGAGGTCCGCGATATCCGTCCGCTGGGCGCGATCACCCGGGTGACCCTCAAGGTGGACGGCCAGGACGAGCTGATCGAGGCCGAAGTGGTGAAGGACCACGACAGCCTGACCGGCCTCGCCCGCGGCGAGACGCTGTACTTCAAGCCGAAGGCCTATCAGCCGGTGGCGAATATCTGA
- a CDS encoding SDR family oxidoreductase: protein MSNKKVVLVIGAGDATGGAIARRFAREGYVACVTRRSADKLQPLVEQIRAEGGEAHGFASDARKEEAVIELVETIERDIGPIEAFVFNIGANVPCSILEETARKYFKIWEMACFSGFLTGREVAKRMVTRQRGTILFTGATAGLRGASGFAAFAGAKHGIRALAQSMARELGPMGLHVAHVVVDGAIDTEFIRETFPERYALKDQDGILDPEHIADSYWYLHSQPRDAWTFELDLRPWIERW from the coding sequence ATGTCGAACAAGAAAGTCGTCCTGGTCATCGGCGCCGGAGATGCCACCGGCGGCGCCATCGCCCGTCGCTTCGCCCGCGAAGGCTACGTCGCCTGCGTCACCCGGCGCTCGGCGGACAAGCTGCAACCGCTGGTGGAGCAGATCCGCGCCGAAGGTGGCGAAGCCCACGGCTTCGCCTCCGACGCCCGCAAGGAAGAGGCGGTGATCGAGCTGGTGGAAACCATCGAGCGCGACATCGGCCCCATCGAGGCCTTCGTTTTCAACATCGGCGCCAACGTCCCCTGCAGCATCCTCGAGGAGACGGCGCGCAAATACTTCAAGATCTGGGAAATGGCCTGCTTCTCCGGCTTCCTCACCGGCCGCGAGGTGGCCAAGCGCATGGTCACGCGCCAGCGCGGCACGATCCTGTTCACCGGGGCCACCGCCGGCCTGCGCGGCGCCTCGGGCTTCGCCGCCTTCGCCGGGGCCAAGCACGGCATCCGCGCGCTGGCCCAGAGCATGGCCCGCGAGCTGGGGCCGATGGGCCTGCATGTCGCCCACGTGGTGGTGGACGGTGCCATCGACACCGAGTTCATCCGCGAGACCTTCCCCGAGCGTTACGCGCTCAAGGACCAGGACGGCATCCTCGATCCCGAGCACATCGCCGACAGCTACTGGTACCTGCACAGCCAGCCGCGCGACGCCTGGACCTTCGAACTGGATCTACGCCCGTGGATCGAGCGCTGGTGA
- the cysT gene encoding sulfate ABC transporter permease subunit CysT → MSRRISPVIPGFGLTLGYTLVYLSLLVLIPLGAMFLKTTQLSWDQFWTIITAPRVIAALKLSFGTALIAALINGVIGTLLAWVLVRYRFPGRKIIDAMIDLPFALPTAVAGIALTALYAPSGLVGRFATEIGLKIAYTPLGITLALTFVVLPFVVRTVQPVLADIPREVEEAAACLGAKPLQVFRHVLLPALLPAWLTGFALAFARGVGEYGSVIFIAGNMPMKTEILPLLIMVKLDQYDYTGATAIGVLMLVVAFVLLLLINLLQRRIETP, encoded by the coding sequence ATGTCGCGACGCATCTCCCCGGTCATACCCGGCTTCGGGCTGACTCTGGGTTACACCCTGGTGTATCTCAGCCTGTTGGTGCTGATTCCGCTGGGGGCCATGTTCCTCAAGACGACCCAGCTCTCCTGGGATCAGTTCTGGACCATCATCACCGCGCCGCGAGTCATCGCCGCGCTCAAGCTGAGCTTCGGCACCGCGCTGATCGCCGCCCTGATCAACGGCGTGATCGGCACCCTGCTGGCCTGGGTACTGGTGCGCTACCGCTTCCCGGGACGCAAGATCATCGACGCAATGATCGACCTGCCCTTCGCCCTTCCCACCGCCGTGGCCGGTATCGCGCTGACTGCGCTGTACGCCCCCAGTGGCCTGGTCGGCCGCTTCGCCACCGAAATCGGCCTGAAGATCGCCTACACCCCGCTGGGCATTACGCTCGCGCTGACCTTCGTGGTCCTGCCGTTCGTGGTGCGCACGGTGCAGCCGGTACTGGCGGACATCCCGCGTGAAGTCGAGGAAGCCGCCGCCTGCCTGGGCGCCAAGCCGCTGCAGGTGTTCCGCCACGTGCTGCTGCCCGCCCTCCTCCCGGCCTGGCTGACCGGCTTCGCCCTGGCCTTTGCCCGCGGCGTCGGCGAGTACGGCTCGGTGATCTTCATCGCCGGCAACATGCCGATGAAGACCGAGATCCTGCCGCTGCTGATCATGGTCAAGCTGGACCAGTACGACTACACGGGCGCCACCGCCATCGGCGTGCTGATGCTGGTCGTCGCCTTCGTCCTGCTGCTGCTGATCAACCTGCTGCAACGCCGCATCGAAACGCCCTGA
- a CDS encoding sulfite exporter TauE/SafE family protein produces MFDALPQHLELIVLTFLLAGLVKGVVGLGLPTVAVGLLGLVMPPMQAAAILVVPSTVTNIWQLAAGPRFLGLLKRLRGMLVGIVIGTLVVGWLLAGRNWPAATPLLGVALILYALLGLSNKRFSVATAQERWLAPLIGVITGGITAVTGVFVIPAVPFLQALGLEKDDLVQALGLSFTVSTLALAITLSQHGSLLQADVLGLSLLALLPALAGMYLGTWLRSRISPLAFRRCFFGGLLLLGADLAIRGL; encoded by the coding sequence ATGTTCGACGCCCTCCCCCAACACCTCGAACTGATCGTCCTCACCTTCCTCCTCGCCGGCCTGGTGAAGGGCGTGGTGGGGCTCGGCCTGCCCACGGTCGCTGTCGGGCTGCTCGGACTGGTGATGCCGCCGATGCAGGCGGCGGCCATCCTCGTCGTCCCCTCCACCGTCACCAACATCTGGCAACTCGCCGCCGGGCCGCGCTTCCTCGGGCTGCTCAAACGCCTGAGGGGCATGCTGGTCGGCATCGTCATCGGCACGCTTGTCGTCGGCTGGCTGCTGGCGGGGCGCAACTGGCCGGCGGCGACGCCGCTGCTGGGCGTGGCGCTGATTCTTTACGCGCTGCTGGGGCTGTCGAACAAGCGCTTCAGCGTGGCGACGGCGCAGGAGCGCTGGCTGGCGCCGCTGATCGGCGTGATCACCGGCGGCATTACCGCGGTGACCGGCGTCTTCGTGATTCCCGCCGTGCCGTTCCTGCAGGCACTCGGGCTGGAAAAGGACGATCTGGTGCAGGCGCTGGGATTGTCCTTCACCGTCTCGACGCTGGCCCTGGCGATCACCCTCAGCCAGCACGGCTCGCTGCTGCAGGCGGACGTGCTGGGCCTGTCGCTGCTGGCCCTGCTGCCGGCACTGGCGGGCATGTACCTGGGCACCTGGCTGCGTTCGCGCATCAGCCCGCTGGCGTTCCGCCGCTGTTTTTTCGGTGGGTTGCTGCTGCTCGGGGCCGACCTGGCCATCCGCGGCCTCTGA
- the oscA gene encoding sulfur starvation response protein OscA produces MSATLRSLDGQDEANILREVQSALRGLRFGAVEITVHNGQVVQIERKEKFRLQQSPGKPA; encoded by the coding sequence ATGAGCGCAACCCTCCGTAGCCTGGACGGCCAGGACGAAGCCAACATCCTGCGCGAAGTGCAGAGCGCCCTGCGTGGCCTGCGTTTCGGCGCCGTCGAGATCACCGTGCACAACGGCCAGGTCGTGCAGATCGAGCGCAAGGAAAAATTCCGCCTGCAGCAGAGCCCCGGCAAACCCGCCTGA